From the genome of Amycolatopsis sp. NBC_01488, one region includes:
- a CDS encoding SGNH/GDSL hydrolase family protein yields MTTLRFCVLGDSLAAGVGSTRQEDTLGQRLSRRLRAAGHGVDLHGFGVPGARSDDLARQAGAALRTGVDLALIVIGANDLARFVPPAVAAGQLHDAVARLVRAGARVIVVPAPDLGIVSRVPSAYRHLVSAASGQYAQAQAEAAIRAGGAVATAGPQLTARFAADAALFSADRFHPSSAGYAVIADALAPHVLAVAADLAA; encoded by the coding sequence ATGACCACTCTCCGATTCTGCGTCCTCGGCGACTCGCTGGCGGCCGGCGTGGGCAGCACCCGCCAGGAGGACACGCTGGGGCAGCGGCTCTCCCGGCGGCTGCGGGCCGCGGGCCACGGCGTGGACCTGCACGGCTTCGGGGTGCCCGGTGCCCGCTCCGACGACCTGGCACGCCAAGCCGGCGCCGCGCTGCGCACCGGCGTCGACCTGGCGCTGATCGTGATCGGCGCGAACGACCTCGCGCGGTTCGTCCCGCCCGCGGTCGCCGCCGGGCAGCTGCACGACGCCGTGGCCCGGCTGGTCCGCGCCGGCGCCCGCGTCATCGTGGTTCCCGCCCCCGACCTGGGGATCGTCTCGCGCGTGCCGTCGGCGTACCGGCACCTGGTCTCGGCGGCGAGCGGCCAGTACGCGCAGGCCCAGGCCGAAGCGGCCATCCGGGCCGGCGGCGCCGTCGCGACCGCCGGGCCCCAGCTCACGGCCCGCTTCGCCGCCGACGCCGCGCTGTTCTCGGCCGACCGGTTCCACCCGTCGTCGGCGGGGTACGCGGTGATCGCCGACGCCCTGGCGCCCCACGTGCTGGCCGTGGCGGCCGACCTCGCCGCGTAG